The sequence below is a genomic window from Microbacterium abyssi.
AGCACCGCAGACTCCGCGGCGCGAATGTCAGCATGGTCCTGCAGGACGCGCTGTCAGCGCTCAACCCCGTGCTCAGCATCGGCGATCAGATCGTCGACCTGATCCGCGCGCATCGAACGATGAGCCGGCGAGAAGCGCTCGATCGCGCCGTCGAACTCCTGACTCTCGTGGGAATCCCTGTCCCGGAGAAGCGGGTGCACGACTATTCTCACCAGTTCTCCGGCGGGCAGCGCCAGCGCATCCTGATGGCAATGGCCATCGCTCTGGATCCCGACCTCATCATCGCGGACGAACCGACGACCGCACTGGATGTGACCGTCCAGGCACAGATCCTCGAGCTGCTGCTCTCGTTGCGCGATCGCCTGGGAATGGGTGTCCTGATCATCACTCACGATCTCGGTGTGGTCATGGAGGTCGCCGACAGAGTCGCCGTCATGCGTTCGGGTCGGATCGTCGAGTCAGGCAGCGCGGACGAGGTCCTGACCGCACCGCAGCATCCATACACCCGCCAGCTGCTGAACTCGATGCCCAAGGACGTCGCCGCGGCTGCGCCGGTCGACGGATCAGTCGCGCCCATCCTGGAAGGCAGCCATCTGAAACGGACGTTCCGTTCCGGACACGGCCGCCGCGCGCACCGCGTCGCGGCCGTCGACGACGTCGGTCTCAGCCTGCATAGCGGGGAGATCCTCGCGATCGTCGGTGAGTCCGGTAGCGGTAAATCGACCCTGGCGCGGATGCTGGTCGGGCTCGACTCCCCGGACTCGGGCACGCTCCACTATCGCGAGCACGACGTGACGCGCGGCCGACTGCGCGACCGCAAGGTCCTTCGTCGCGGCGTTCAGATGGTCTTTCAGGATCCGTACACGTCCCTCAACCCTCGCATGACCGTCCAGCAGATCATCGCCGAGCCCCTCGCGGCGACGCGGACGGGCACTGCGGCCACGCGGCAGACACGCGTCGCAGAACTGCTCGAGCTGGTCGGGCTCGATCCCGATATGGGATCCCGGTTCCCGCATCAGTTCTCCGGAGGCCAACGGCAGCGCGTCGGGATCGCTCGGGCTCTTGCACTGGATCCCGACGTACTGGTGTGCGATGAGCCCGTTTCGGCGCTCGACGTCTCCATACGCGCGCAGATCATCGACCTTCTGTGCGAACTGCGCGAGCGACTCGGCATGTCGATCGTCTTCATCGCTCACGATCTGTCCCTCGTGCGCCACATCGCCGACCGCGTGGCGGTGATGTACCTCGGGAACATGGTCGAGATCGGCGAAACCGACGAGATCTATCACCATCCGAAACATCCCTACACCCAGGCGCTGCTCTCGGCGATCCCGCCGCAGACGCGCGCCGAGCGCGGAATGCTGGCTCGGCGCACGACGTTCTCCGTGGATTGATAGGCTGAACCCGCGCAGGACGGCCCGCGCCGACGCCATCATCAGGGGACGGCCCCGTCAAGGAGTCCCGGCCATGTCCTCCACCACTCGCAGCCTGAAACAACTGGTCGCGGCATCCGATGTCGTAAGGATCGCACTCGGCTGGGGCGCGTTCGGCGCACTACTGCTTGCCCACCCTCTGCTCGCAGCCCCCGTCCCCGCACCACTGCTGGTCGTGGCGCTCGCCATCATCGTC
It includes:
- a CDS encoding dipeptide ABC transporter ATP-binding protein; this translates as MDTASAIDDLVLDVQDLTVTLSSGGRSSRVVDGIDISVRRGEVVALLGESGSGKSMTARAIMGLIDEGEVRASVMNLKDTDLTSITAEQHRRLRGANVSMVLQDALSALNPVLSIGDQIVDLIRAHRTMSRREALDRAVELLTLVGIPVPEKRVHDYSHQFSGGQRQRILMAMAIALDPDLIIADEPTTALDVTVQAQILELLLSLRDRLGMGVLIITHDLGVVMEVADRVAVMRSGRIVESGSADEVLTAPQHPYTRQLLNSMPKDVAAAAPVDGSVAPILEGSHLKRTFRSGHGRRAHRVAAVDDVGLSLHSGEILAIVGESGSGKSTLARMLVGLDSPDSGTLHYREHDVTRGRLRDRKVLRRGVQMVFQDPYTSLNPRMTVQQIIAEPLAATRTGTAATRQTRVAELLELVGLDPDMGSRFPHQFSGGQRQRVGIARALALDPDVLVCDEPVSALDVSIRAQIIDLLCELRERLGMSIVFIAHDLSLVRHIADRVAVMYLGNMVEIGETDEIYHHPKHPYTQALLSAIPPQTRAERGMLARRTTFSVD